One genomic segment of Penaeus monodon isolate SGIC_2016 chromosome 31, NSTDA_Pmon_1, whole genome shotgun sequence includes these proteins:
- the LOC119592906 gene encoding uncharacterized protein LOC119592906, which yields MRVGDIIAVAVGIREEVGASEGGSSQSSAGELAGKDIPPPPAPPRDFDEKNPDVIPLSDSDSWNVEAVRTISTASLPASYATLPRASRGCTHDGFQNCGGDAAYTEFLLGGAVTTPTPHPRHPHAAATLVRPCRASHYSAAHQTPLYPHPQPTSATATPTKSHHQPLGASMHSVHHPLPGGRPPAGHDPWPAASALVRRHSLRGDPYPRDPEASVPLMAAADVDGAAPPCRASRESIIATVGSLVAPRQPEVAAPGDSEASVPLMATQKESSV from the exons ATGCGCGTGGGCGACATCATCGCCGTGGCGGTGGGCATC CGGGAGGAAGTGGGCGCGAGCGAGGGTGGCTCCTCGCAGTCCAGTGCAGGCGAGCTGGCGGGCAAGGACATCCCCCCGCCACCCGCGCCGCCCAGGGATTTCGACGAGAAGAACCCCGACGTCATCCCGCTATCAG actCGGACTCGTGGAACGTAGAGGCCGTGAGGACCATCAGCACAGCCTCGCTGCCCGCGTCCTACGCCACGCTGCCCAGGGCCTCCCGCGGCTGCACGCACGACGGCTTccag AACTGTGGCGGCGACGCGGCCTACACGGAGTTCCTGCTGGGTGGCGCCGTGACCACGCCCACGCCCCACCCACGCCACCCGCATGCAGCCGCCACTCTTGTGCGTCCATGTCGAGCCTCCCACTACTCTGCAGCTCATCAGACGCCCCTTTACCCTCATCCTCAGCCCACCTCGGCCACTGCCACGCCCACGAAGAGCCACCACCAGCCACTGGGGGCGTCCATGCATTCGGTGCACCACCCTCTGCCTGGGGGCCGGCCACCGGCGGGGCACGACCCCTGGCCCGCCGCGTCCGCCCTCGTCCGGAGGCACTCGCTCCGCGGGGACCCGTACCCGCGCGACCCCGAGGCCAGCGTGCCCCTCATGGCGGCTGCTGACGTCGACGGAGCCGCGCCGCCGTGTCGGGCCTCGCGCGAGTCGATTATCGCTACGGTCGGATCGCTTGTGGCTCCCAGGCAGCCGGAGGTCGCGGCGCCGGGCGACAGCGAGGCCAGCGTGCCCCTCATGGCCACGCAGAAGGAGAGCTCGGTCTAA